The Oncorhynchus masou masou isolate Uvic2021 chromosome 14, UVic_Omas_1.1, whole genome shotgun sequence region CCATGGCCATCGCTAGTCTCAACGGCTACCGCTTGGGAGACCGCGTGCTGCAGGTCTCCTTCAAGACCAGCAAGCAACACaaggcctgagagagagagagctgttagcTGACGCCAGCTCCTTCAGCCAGCAGGGAGCGCCACTGAGCTCCCTGTTACTATCACTCTACATGGGCCtggactgagtctctctctctgatgcacaCTCACCCATACACAGCcctatacacatacatacacacactatcagACATGCACACACTATTAGACATATTTACACATTCAAACATACACAAAGTCAGAGTTTCAAACAAATACACTAGTAGAGTTTTTCTTTTCTCTTTACACAACATGCTAGTCCTTCCCTACGTTTGCCTGGATTGAATTAGTGGGGGTGCGTTGTGTAGTTGGTCTCTGGGGGTGGGGGGTAAGAGGCCTCGATGAGGGAGACAGTCTAACGAATGTGACAGAGAATGTGTGCTGAGTGCTTTGATTGAATTCAGGCAAATAATGACAAAATCTGCTGAAACAAAATGATCAAAAATCTAAAATGAACTACAAATATGTGCAATTTAAACCCCAAACTCTTACCCCACGAACTGTCCCATTATCTTGCTGGAGAGTGTAGTCACTTTTTTTTACACTTGGGCATTTTGAATCAGTGATTTTTTTTAGATCAAAGAAAATTAATTAAAAACAGTGTTCTCTTATATACATATATTAaaatataactatatattcaATATTTAAGGTGGTTATAATAGCCGAGTATGTAAGCATTTTCTAGAAACTTTGACTACTGTTTCCTGGCTCAACATTAGGTAGGTTGTGACTAGCTTTAGGGAAGTTTCTCTACCCTAATAAGGACAGATCCCATACGATTTAGGTTATCAGACTGAACAGATACTGGTCACAAAGACAAGCAGCCTGAAGGCTACCAGAATTACACCCTcgctacacaacacaacacagtcacacatcAGCCCTGTTAGGGGGGAAACAACACATCACTGACATCTATTTTTATTCACTCTGGTTCTTCTATTCAGAGTAGAATGGATGGATTCCGCCACAAGCAGAGCTGTCTGTGTGAAACAACGTAGAACATTGTCCCAGCTAGTGTTCCCATGGAGACCGTGTTCATGTACAATTCTCTGAGAGACTAGGGACCGTGAGTTTAGAGCAGCAGTCATTTCACCAAATCACAGAGCCACTTTACCAAAACACCCAACCAGATATAACACCCCTCCAAGGGATTGAGAAGGTTTTTACAATTCAGTGGAAATGATTGGCCTGGCTACGTAGGCTCAACATCACCATTATGCACAGATCCGATCGAGAGGACGGTAGTTTTGACTTAGGTTGAGATTCCGTCATGACTGAGCAGTGATATCTCCTCACTGAGTCCTAGAGGGTGAGACAGCTTCTTGCCTATTCCTCAGTTTACTAAACACTCCTCAGTTTCCTTCAGACCCTGTATATGACACTTTATAGAAGCTCCCGAGAATCAGTTTCTATTCACTCTCATTATAACCTTGCCTGCCCTGTTAAAATAGAAGAAACCAAGCCTGCAGAAACCAACAGTGACAAGTTTGTTTATCTCACATTGGAaactcaaaaatatttttttgttgatTTGCAACATCTGATCGGCACTATCACCTAGCTGGAATTTAAGAATATCAACAAACCCATGGAAATAATTTATGACACCCCTTGATGAAAATATAACAACAAAATAGTCTTGGCGACTGTCTGTTAGAAACATCTGACAAGAAGTTTCATGGGGAGAGATAAGGATTACAATATAAAGACATCTGAATATAATAGATTAAATAAGGTAAAGTGTGTTCAAGACATTTTTGCTTTTCTAAATAACGCTGTGTTAGCCAaagaggacaaccatctctttgAAAGGATTACTTTAGAGATAAATCTATTTTTATACATACAAAATGAACAAGACGTTGTGCTTAATTTTTACAGATTCTTAAAACTGGGACACCACATGGCTGTATTTTAAGCCCTTTGATCTTTGAGAGAGGGATGAGCGTGTGCATGCGGTGTATAGGTGGGGTTCGAGGGAAGGGGGAGATGAAGAAAAGTTCTCACACAACCTTACTTTTTCAACCACAACCTATAAACAAACTATTGAAATagcaaacaaaagaaaaacacaAAGACATCGGAATAGAACaaatacacatcaacacaaacCAATTCAATGATTAGGCATCAAACGTTACAGAGACAAATCTGCATTACTAATACTGCAATCTTTGGGTGTAAACTAGACAAACACATATCACTTTCTCTGAAGTTGCGTACATTCAGTGTTGCTTCAACGATTGTACAGTGAAGTGTTATCGCTTTCACAGGAGACACTTAAATCATGCTGCAGtaaagacagtcagtcaggccCAATGATTTGTCCTCACAGACACCTGGGGCTGGTTCGAAACAGAAAGGCTTGAAGTAGATTCTCAAAAAAGCGTCCTTTCAATGCAAAGACGATTAGGTTTTATTTGAATGAAGATTTCGCCAAAGAATTTGGAATATGAGTGTCAATAAGAAATAATTCAGTCTATACTATTACTAATGGCTCCCCTGATAATTCTTCTATAAACCATTATCATTTATTGCATGAAGATCCCCTATCATTTTATATCCCCATAGCGCTTGCAGAAATATCTGTTGTTCATATCAAATTATATCAGAATGGACTAATATCTTTTGGTTAACATATCTGTTGAGTAGATATAATTTAGCCCATTTGCACAGGTGCTTACCACAAACCTACAACAATGTAAACaaagaattcacctttcagcaaaaTCCACGACAGTTCCACACAAGTGTCTCTTGAACCTCAATACTGTAATACTCACACCATCCGCTCACAACAGGAATCCAATTAATCAGAGTATGACAGCACTGTTTCAGTTGAACCCTCAGCCTCTGTCTAACTCTGACCATTCCATTTCTTACTGTGCCACAGTAGTATATTGGTGGTGTGCCAACCAAAACAAACATGAAATGTCATACATTACCACCCTGTCATAATCTAACTCCACACCTCCCTTCCCCATTCAATTAGTTGTGCCCATACTCAAGAGAAGGTAGCACAGTAGGACTGATACAGCATCACTTTAAGAGACCAGATGTGAATCTTGGGAACAGAACAGCAAATAGGCCACGTTGTTGAGCTGCAGTTGAAGTAGTCCGTCCCACTGGTGATATGGGGTAGAGATCCAGCCCAGTTTCCCCACACCCAAGACCAACAACAGGCCCTAGGCCACACCCTAGACCAACAACAGGCCCTAGGCCACACCCTAGACCAACAACAGGCCCTAGGCCACACCCTAGTTTAACAACAGGCCCTAGGCCTCTCCCTAGACCAACAACAGGCCCTAGGCCACTCcctagactagagctacaacaaaCTGTCCCATCTTACACAGCCAATACAGAGACCCTCTTCTCTTCCCACACCTACGTATGGTAGACAGCCAAGGACAATGGCAGGAGACAAATGTACTGCACCGTTTGAGCAACAATAAATCATCTAAAAAGACAAAAAAACTTTCCTATGGAACAGTAAGTGCAATGTGCTTTGTTTTTATATTGACTGAGAacaaaaagatatatatattttttaaaagaaAAAGAAATTAAACATCACACTGAAATGGTTTGTGGGGAAAAGGCGGAAGGATCAAATGTAAAGAAATCTAAGTGTTAATGCACTGATTCATTAAAGAGAATCAAACAGGCACTGATGGAGAGCTCTGAAAATGTCCACAATCCCAGCCCCGGATTAGTGCTCTGAACATGCAAGCTAAAACAAACCGCATATTATTATTGGGTGAATAAAAAGAGCAATTTAATTGAAAAGACCTTGAAAGGGATACTGTCTAATATATCATCAGTTTTAGCCCACGTCAATTTTAGAATATCCTTTTTCCTGTAATTTGATTTTCTTTTACATATCAAGACTCACATGTTGACTTAGCGTATTTGTGTTGACATTACCATATAGGACACACATGGGTCCAAGATTTTATTTGGTTGCTTTGATTGGGTATTTTTTCTTTCTTCATTCCATTATTTAATTAGTTGCAGTTCTTAGTGTATGCAGATTTTAGACTTAGTTAGAAATTTATTTCAATCAAAACGTGTTCAATTGTGTTTGTAAAAGTCTGTGGTAGCTTTTGTTGCAACATAAATAATTTAAACAGAAAAAAATTCAAGGTAGCGCCAACAAACTTGTATTATTTGGGCGACTTTAAGCTTGTAGTTTTAACTTATTGTTAACTTAAAAACTATTTATTATTGCCTCGTATAAAGTATGTTTTGTGTATATTTATGGTTTATTTCATATTTGCAAGTTTAAAAGAGTTTAAGTTTGCCAAAATTGTGGTTACTTTCTTAAAAAGGGAACAAATAGATTAAAAAAAACAGCTTTAGAAGTACGATTTGGAAATGTTCTCCATAGTCAAAGAATGCACTGCTATATTTAACTAATTGAAGTGTATAAACATACATGCTGTGTGCTAGATGTTATGCCTTTACTGCCTGTGTTCTGTTTGTCTTGTTAAATGAAAACCTTTTGATTATTTAATCTAATCACAGTCTTGTTTTTCCAGCCACTGAGAACCCTGGGGAGTGTCAGTCAGGACATGGGCTGGGCCTGGGGTGTGGCCCATTGTAGGCTCCAGGGCGGCGCCTGGACCTTAGGCAGTGCCTGAGGCTCCATGTGCACTCAGCATGCTTTCCCTTCTACTGCTGGTGAACAGAACTACTGTAGTTATTAGAAGGACCATAGTACCGAACTCCAACATGACATCTGAGTTCTATGTACAGTAGTTCCAACAgcagccaggaggaaagcatcgTTGGGGGGTTACTCCTATAGGAAAGGGGTCAGTGGTTCTTCTGTTTCTCGACCAACTGTATTTTGTGTCTATTTATTTAGAAGAGGGGACACAAGAGTAACTTAGTGACGTTCTTACAACATTTTCCTGGAATGGTAGAACAAATCAAAGGAGAAAATGATCAAAACAGATCTACTGGCATCAATGTATCAATGTCAGTAGGAAGATATCAAAATCTCATACTTCCAAACATGaccaaatgaacaatgacaaaATGTAACAAAGAAAATAATAAACCTTTCAGTTTAGGATATTTATTACTGGGATTTCAGCTGAAGACGCTTGAAGACTTTTTCATGGAATTGTTTAATTATTTGTACTTTACATGCCAGAAAAAATAAAAGGTTACAAATCTGAGTGACCCATGTTTTTACAAGATGACATTGAGCGGTCATTTCCAGAGGGTAACAATGCAAAACCATTGATGTGCATAAGACAAACTGCCCACCATCATAATCACCTACTGTAGTATTAGTAGCCAACAGAGCATAGTTAACATTATACTGACTATCCTGCTTAGATACAGTACAACTTTTGTTGATTGGCAAAGTAGAACACAGGAGAAAATGATTCAGCATATTCAAATTCCACTTCCTTTTTTTGGCTAATGGAATGACTATTTTTTAATCTAATTGAAACATTAACCCTAGACAAACAAGTTAAAGCAACAGACAAGTAGGAGTAAAGAACATGCAACCATTTTGAATCTTCATCTTCCAGTTTGTGAAGCCAGAGTGCAGCAGCTGGTTGTTGCAGAGCAGAACAGGGTGAGGCTAGCATGTAGTCCATAAAGAGAAACCTGAGAGAGAAATGACTTATTTTCAAGCAGACGTGACAAGAAATCCTCTCAGAAACAAAATGGGTTTGACCGCTTGGAAATGTCGCACAGTGCCTTACTTCTCATAAAATGTTTGCTTTTGCCACCGTGAAATTACCAACTTAATCATTTATGTAAAAATGATCAAATACATGTGCAAGGATGTCCTACCAACTCAAGACTGGCTCCTTGCACAATGCACGTCTTCCTTTGTCCCGTTAACATCTTCTGTTTCGGTGTCTTCTCATTTTCCTGCTTGCTTGTGCCTCCTTGCTTTGTGTACAGTAGCTAGCACTGAAtttgacattttttaaatgtaacctttaactaggccagtcagttaagaacaaattcttattagcaatgatggcctacacttATTTGCACTGTTTTAAATTAAGCTATTCGACCAGAGTTAAGCTACGCAACCAGATGAGGGAAGTAAGCATTATCTGGATTGGCTCATCCAACTAAGTGGACTTGAATGCCATTTATGTCAGATCTATTTGAAGATAAATGCAGCAAAATGTTGACTAAACACTACACAAATACAACTATGTGGGCTGGAGCCAACAGCTGATACAATGTTTCTAAGTTAGCTAGTGAGAGCCAGGCTCAAGACAGACATGCAGAGTAGTGATGATTGAAAGACAACTTgaagtttaaaaaatgtatgtatgtTTTAAAACTATTATGAATGTCATTTCCCCCCAGTGGTTGCTGTCCATAATTGTAGGGTACATGATTAAACAATTACCGTGCCAGGCCTATGTACAGTATTTATAAAAACGTTGATATCCACATGTAATTATAAAGTGCTCCACTGCTCTATAAGTCCAATGGGCCTGGCTTGTAGCTAGCTACCTGTTGGTGGGGAGCACTACAGCTCTGTGTGTCCGTGCAGTACTTCGTCCAGGCTGGCTGGCTCCTGGCACACGGCGGGGGTGGTGAACTCCATGAGGTACTCACAGCGACTGGGCTCTGATGTGGACGTCACCACCGTCTCCTTCCCACACGTCAGCTTCACCTGACCCACACAGAGGGACAACATTAACCCTTCACTATACTCACAGGATATGTCGTGGGTCAGCAGTACCTCAGGAGTAGGGACCTGTGCACTTAGTGTGAATTACCATGCCAATTCCCTACACAGCACCCCCGCCCAGCACCGCATGAAACATGATCTGACTTACTCTTCATATGCTCTCAGCATATTAGACTGTCATAAAGGTGCAGCATTGGGCTGGGAGGGAAGTGGACTGGAGGAGATGGAGACTTACTGTGGTTGACCTGTTGGGGCCCTGCCAGCACCCCTGTCCATGGTCATACTTCATCACAGAGTATAAATTGTCTTCAGGACCAGACCATTGTCCCCACAAGCTACaacaaggacagagagagacaatgacCACTAATAATCTTAACGGTTTTAGAAGGACCACAGTCACTTGAACATTTAAAGGCTCCGGTAAAATGAAGTGAAAAGGTTCTCTTACCCAAGGTTGGTCTCCGAACCCCCAAACTTAGGTTTCTGGGAGACCCTATTGAATGGACACAGCCTGTAGATGTACCTGATGAAAAAGAAGCGGGGCAGAGTCTTCGATTTCATCTTTGGTAGACTCAAACGGTTTCACATTGCTCTCACGAAGGCATAGACAGACTATGGGTATTTACAAAGATAGATGAAGTATACGTACTCGCTTGTGGATAATTCATAGCACTGGCTGTAGAGGTAAGCAAATTCTGCACTTGGCCCAAAGTCAAAACCAATCTCCTTTTCAAGGTTCCTGCAGATCCAAATACATTCAGAATCACAGATTAATGATTGACTTGCAGTCACAGGGTACATTCATTTGTGTTTTCAAACCTAATAATATAACCTGTACTTGTATGCCTGTGTAGTGTATGCCTGTGTAGTGTTTGCATGTTGAGTATCATCATGAGTTGTTTGTGTTGCAAGGACTAACATACAGTTGTTGGCAAAGCCAGCAGAGATTAAGCATTGTGGTTGCAATCTCACTTCATTTGATCATCCACTTCCCGGAGAGCCCTTTCAGCTTCATCAAAATCATCCCTGGCTTTTTGGGCAGCTGAGGAACAAAGACAACAAAGTGCAACCTCAAAAGGACAGACCAATGAGAAATACAATTCCACAGGACGGAAAATCACAATTCAGACATTTACGCTTAATATCATCTGAACCCCCTACTTTGTATATTCAGACAAACACAAATTGTGTCCCTGTTTAAGATAGTGCGGGACTAAGCCCAGATTGTAAAACAGATGACTGTATGCACCATCAATAAGGCTCTGGGTCTCTGTGTCGTACGGTGGCATGGACACCTCATCGTCCTCTCTTTTCTCTGGGGTCTGCACGGTGGGAGGGACCTGATAATCAAACACGCATTACGTTACTGGGACATCTGACCACCCAAGCCCTCCAATACTAGCCTAGCTCAGGCCCTTCCCCTCCAATGTGAGGATTTCCAactaccttctcttcctcctcctcctgatcaTCTTCCTCGtcatcctccacatcctcctcctctccagcgtaATCCTCAGGGTAGTGGTCAGAGTCATGGTCAGAGACAAAGTCCCTGGACTCCTCCTCCTGGGGGGTCTCCACTGGGGCAGGGGGGTCAGACTGGCCCTGAGACACCTACACGGTCACATCAACCAAATCACACACTTATATAGCCCTTTAAAGCACATTTCTCAAAGTGCTcgacagtaacccagcctagacaCCCAATCTGAGGCTCCAGGACACAGACCATTCTACTAGGATACGGAAATGACTGTGGAACACAAGTGTTCATGTGGTGCTGACCTCTGACAGGTACTTGTCTTTGATACCACTCCACACAGTTTCAAATGTAGACGTGTCCACTTTGTCTGCTCCTCCCAGCAATCCCTGCAGGAATGGATTAGGAAATCAGAAATGGTAAGACGTCTATCTTGaaataatatatacattttaatCTTAATAAGACATCTTACTGCACTGGCAGATCATGTGCTCATTTTAACCTACAAAGGTTGGATACAAGTCAGAATATCTTGATACAAGACAAAAGACCTTGATGTATTTTCTGGGCAACTCAAAACAAGTAAATGCAAATGCTTTGGGTAAGCAAGATCATTTTGACTTCATTAATATGTCAACCTCTAAAATAAAAAGTGGTTAATGTGAACGTAACTCACAgcaaaaaatgtaaagaaagcaatcaaatgtaatttttgcctagactttactgcaaatgacactCGAATCCTGAGAAAAAAAACTGTACATTAATATTGCAGTTAGCCATAACAGCCTTTAAAATATgcttgtgaccacacacacatctacagttgaagtcagaattttacataggttggagtcattaaaactagtttttaaaacgctccacaaatttcttgttaaactatagttttgtgcatgacaagtaattttcctaacaattgtctacagacagattatttcactgtatcacaattccagtgggtcagaagttcatacactaacttgactgtgcagcttggaaaattccagaaattgatgtcatggctttagaagcttccaataggctaattgacataatttgtgtcaattgaaggtgtacttgtggatgtatttcaaggcctaccttcaaactcagtacctctttgcttgacatcatgtgaaagtcaaaatcagga contains the following coding sequences:
- the LOC135554142 gene encoding glucosidase 2 subunit beta-like — protein: MSCALLLLLMSLALAMGTGAAVEIQRPRGVPLSKRQFYEENKPFTCLDGSSTIPFDRVNDDYCDCRDGSDEPGTAACPNGSFHCTNAGFRPTFIPSSRINDGICDCCDTTDEYNSGATCQNTCREMGRKERESLQIMAEITKEGFLLKQQLIHEAKRGQEDKQGKLTELQGSKKGLEEKVEALRTVKETAEDPEKEAKERHLKAWEEQKELIRMEKDKTRMAEAFLELDDDADGYVSVAELQSHLELDPDSDGSLSETETQGLLGGADKVDTSTFETVWSGIKDKYLSEVSQGQSDPPAPVETPQEEESRDFVSDHDSDHYPEDYAGEEEDVEDDEEDDQEEEEEKVPPTVQTPEKREDDEVSMPPYDTETQSLIDAAQKARDDFDEAERALREVDDQMKNLEKEIGFDFGPSAEFAYLYSQCYELSTSEYIYRLCPFNRVSQKPKFGGSETNLGLWGQWSGPEDNLYSVMKYDHGQGCWQGPNRSTTVKLTCGKETVVTSTSEPSRCEYLMEFTTPAVCQEPASLDEVLHGHTEL